A single window of Microplitis demolitor isolate Queensland-Clemson2020A chromosome 7, iyMicDemo2.1a, whole genome shotgun sequence DNA harbors:
- the LOC103577248 gene encoding allatostatin-A receptor isoform X2: protein MLEEMDGFKNKNISRLWEISNINTTNCTSTMDPNCDGYNSSAELNDSMVKVVVPVFFGLIGFLGLVGNSLVVIVVALNPGMRSTTNILIINLAIADLLFVIFCIPFTATDYVLLYWPFGDTWCKMVQYLIIVTVCASVYTLVLMSLDRYLAVVHPIASMTVRTENHAFLAICLAWLIILTASIPVLIIHGERPGDKLNQMFCRIRLDDWVVFQVTFFLLSYVIPLTLICGLYICMLVRLWRGARTSAESRRGRRRVTRLVIVVVGVFAFCWCPLQLILVAKSLNFYPLTTTSVMIQIASHVLAYMNSCVNPILYAFLSENFRKAFRKIIYCRPRYNPQGLGPPTKTTRAASSGDIL from the exons ATGTTGGAAGAAATGgatggatttaaaaataaaaatatttctcgaTTGTGGGAAATTAGTAACATAAATACGACAAATTGCACATCGACAATGGATCCAAATTGTGATGGATACAATTCAAGTGCAGAACTTAATGATAGTATGGTGAAAGTTGTGGTGCCTGTATTTTTTGGTCTAATTGGTTTCCTTGGACTCGTTGGCAATTCACTTGTTGTAATTGTTGTTGCATTGAATCCAGGAATGAGATCAACTactaatattttgattattaatttggcTATTGCTGATTTActatttgttatattttgtaTACCATTTACTGCTACGGATTACGTTCTTCTATACTGGCCATTTGGTGACACTTGGTGCAAAATGGTTCAGTATCTTATTATTGTCACGGTATGCGCCAGTGTCTACACCCTCGTTTTGATGAGCCTTGACAg GTATCTGGCAGTTGTACATCCAATAGCTTCTATGACTGTGAGAACAGAAAACCACGCCTTCTTAGCGATTTGTCTCGCgtggttaattattttaactgcgTCTATTCCAGTGCTTATTATCCACGGTGAG CGACCAggtgataaattaaatcaaatgtTTTGTCGAATTCGCCTCGACGACTGGGTGGTTTTCcaagttacattttttttattgagctaCGTGATACCTTTAACTCTCATATGTGGTCTCTACATATGCATGTTAGTAAGGTTGTGGCGAGGAGCACGTACGAGTGCTGAAAGTCGACGTGGTAGAAGGAGAGTTACTCGGCTTGTAATTGTTGTGGTCGGAGTTTTTGCTTTTTGTTGGTGTCCTCTTCAG TTAATATTAGTCGCAAAATCATTAAACTTTTATCCTCTAACAACGACGTCGGTGATGATTCAAATAGCGAGTCATGTATTGGCATATATGAATAGCTGTGTCAATCCAATTTTGTATGCTTTCTTAAGTGAAAACTTTCGTAAAGcctttagaaaaataatttactgtaGACCAAGATATAATCCCCAAGGTCTTGGCCCTCCTACTAAAACTACAAGGGCTGCTAGTAGTGGCGATATTCTTTAg
- the LOC103577248 gene encoding allatostatin-A receptor isoform X1, with translation MLEEMDGFKNKNISRLWEISNINTTNCTSTMDPNCDGYNSSAELNDSMVKVVVPVFFGLIGFLGLVGNSLVVIVVALNPGMRSTTNILIINLAIADLLFVIFCIPFTATDYVLLYWPFGDTWCKMVQYLIIVTVCASVYTLVLMSLDRYLAVVHPIASMTVRTENHAFLAICLAWLIILTASIPVLIIHGEIYPSLQRPGDKLNQMFCRIRLDDWVVFQVTFFLLSYVIPLTLICGLYICMLVRLWRGARTSAESRRGRRRVTRLVIVVVGVFAFCWCPLQLILVAKSLNFYPLTTTSVMIQIASHVLAYMNSCVNPILYAFLSENFRKAFRKIIYCRPRYNPQGLGPPTKTTRAASSGDIL, from the exons ATGTTGGAAGAAATGgatggatttaaaaataaaaatatttctcgaTTGTGGGAAATTAGTAACATAAATACGACAAATTGCACATCGACAATGGATCCAAATTGTGATGGATACAATTCAAGTGCAGAACTTAATGATAGTATGGTGAAAGTTGTGGTGCCTGTATTTTTTGGTCTAATTGGTTTCCTTGGACTCGTTGGCAATTCACTTGTTGTAATTGTTGTTGCATTGAATCCAGGAATGAGATCAACTactaatattttgattattaatttggcTATTGCTGATTTActatttgttatattttgtaTACCATTTACTGCTACGGATTACGTTCTTCTATACTGGCCATTTGGTGACACTTGGTGCAAAATGGTTCAGTATCTTATTATTGTCACGGTATGCGCCAGTGTCTACACCCTCGTTTTGATGAGCCTTGACAg GTATCTGGCAGTTGTACATCCAATAGCTTCTATGACTGTGAGAACAGAAAACCACGCCTTCTTAGCGATTTGTCTCGCgtggttaattattttaactgcgTCTATTCCAGTGCTTATTATCCACGGTGAG ATTTATCCATCATTACAGCGACCAggtgataaattaaatcaaatgtTTTGTCGAATTCGCCTCGACGACTGGGTGGTTTTCcaagttacattttttttattgagctaCGTGATACCTTTAACTCTCATATGTGGTCTCTACATATGCATGTTAGTAAGGTTGTGGCGAGGAGCACGTACGAGTGCTGAAAGTCGACGTGGTAGAAGGAGAGTTACTCGGCTTGTAATTGTTGTGGTCGGAGTTTTTGCTTTTTGTTGGTGTCCTCTTCAG TTAATATTAGTCGCAAAATCATTAAACTTTTATCCTCTAACAACGACGTCGGTGATGATTCAAATAGCGAGTCATGTATTGGCATATATGAATAGCTGTGTCAATCCAATTTTGTATGCTTTCTTAAGTGAAAACTTTCGTAAAGcctttagaaaaataatttactgtaGACCAAGATATAATCCCCAAGGTCTTGGCCCTCCTACTAAAACTACAAGGGCTGCTAGTAGTGGCGATATTCTTTAg